A part of Desulfofundulus salinus genomic DNA contains:
- a CDS encoding fibronectin type III domain-containing protein encodes MEWNSNGSHIDADWVQLWRTDSTSGIWMPVKDITGSEINSFTWTDTMVTAGLNYKYQIRAYNTSNWSWDVIWESDWAVNPRPFNAPGGLKVTYRGDTTATVTWTPVNGADQYQVQVSTDGGVTWQTSTVSGPPVTVPRPCQVRVKAGTHARSQWSGVLTVQ; translated from the coding sequence GTGGAGTGGAACAGTAACGGCTCACATATTGATGCCGACTGGGTACAGTTGTGGCGCACGGATTCCACGTCAGGCATCTGGATGCCGGTGAAAGACATAACAGGCAGCGAAATAAACTCTTTTACGTGGACGGATACAATGGTTACTGCCGGCCTGAATTACAAGTACCAGATCCGGGCTTATAACACGTCTAACTGGTCCTGGGATGTGATCTGGGAATCGGATTGGGCAGTAAACCCCCGGCCCTTTAACGCCCCCGGCGGGCTAAAAGTAACTTACCGGGGGGACACTACGGCAACTGTAACCTGGACACCGGTAAACGGGGCAGATCAGTATCAGGTTCAGGTCAGCACTGACGGGGGAGTTACCTGGCAGACATCAACCGTCAGCGGCCCTCCCGTAACGGTCCCCAGGCCCTGCCAGGTGAGAGTTAAGGCCGGGACTCACGCAAGGAGCCAGTGGTCGGGTGTGCTTACGGTACAGTAA
- a CDS encoding MmcB family DNA repair protein: MRKIQIRADRILRQIARRHKDELFLTEVKNGPTLFGEGLLIMDAVAVKKSWKKPCITGYEIKTSRQDFLRDNKWPYYLKYCHRLYFACPAGLIAPEEVPEDVGLIYYNPEKDCIHTKRAAAFRDIEIPWKMLYYMLICRSKSDRHPFFSSQREYLEAWVQDKAERKELGWRVRNKMTEKIEELTKRVRDLEFELSLQKREIEVFKRVKDILARYDVNIYNGEIERSLENVLSRGTPPVFRDKLRVIAREVEKLMKLTERITCLPAEQLTYSAINEGDQ; the protein is encoded by the coding sequence ATGCGGAAAATCCAAATCCGTGCTGACAGGATTCTCCGTCAGATAGCCCGGCGTCATAAGGATGAACTGTTCTTAACCGAGGTAAAGAACGGGCCGACGCTATTTGGTGAAGGCCTCCTGATCATGGACGCCGTGGCCGTAAAAAAGTCCTGGAAGAAACCCTGCATCACAGGGTATGAAATAAAAACCAGCCGGCAGGATTTTCTACGGGATAACAAGTGGCCCTACTACCTGAAATACTGCCACCGCCTGTACTTTGCCTGCCCGGCGGGATTGATCGCGCCGGAGGAGGTGCCGGAAGATGTAGGACTTATCTACTACAACCCTGAAAAGGACTGTATCCACACCAAGAGGGCCGCCGCCTTCAGAGATATTGAGATACCTTGGAAAATGCTGTATTACATGCTCATATGCCGGTCCAAATCGGACAGGCACCCGTTTTTCAGCAGCCAGCGCGAATACTTGGAGGCATGGGTTCAGGATAAAGCCGAGCGAAAAGAGCTTGGCTGGCGGGTTAGAAACAAAATGACTGAAAAGATCGAGGAATTGACGAAAAGGGTAAGGGATCTAGAGTTTGAACTATCTTTGCAGAAAAGAGAAATCGAGGTTTTTAAAAGAGTTAAAGATATTCTGGCGAGATATGATGTCAACATCTACAACGGCGAGATAGAACGGAGCTTGGAGAATGTCCTGAGCCGCGGAACACCTCCAGTATTTCGGGACAAGCTGCGGGTAATCGCCCGGGAGGTGGAAAAACTCATGAAATTAACGGAAAGGATAACATGCCTGCCTGCGGAGCAATTAACATACAGCGCGATTAACGAAGGTGATCAATAG